In one Sphingomonas hankookensis genomic region, the following are encoded:
- a CDS encoding ABC transporter permease, with protein MQEQSPSRTKIIIADPGVPVIRNVNWGGLRTLYIKEVRRFFKVQLQTIWAPAVTTLLFLVIFSVAMGGAGRTVLGVPFPDFVAPGLIAMAMLNNAFANSSFALLVGKIQGTVVDYLMPPLSTGELLAALVGGAVTRAFLVGFVLWGAMLLYPGVHVMPRHPGAVLWFGLFGSTFLALAGVMTSIWAEKFDHAAAITNFVIGPLTLLSGTFYSVEALTPLFRSISHLNPFFYIISGFRYGFLERADSPVLLGGAVILLVDIAMAIGCYALLRSGWKLKN; from the coding sequence ATGCAGGAACAATCCCCGTCGCGCACGAAAATCATCATCGCCGACCCCGGCGTGCCGGTCATCCGGAACGTGAACTGGGGTGGGCTGCGCACGCTCTATATCAAGGAGGTGCGCCGTTTCTTCAAGGTGCAGCTTCAGACCATCTGGGCACCGGCGGTCACGACGTTGTTGTTCCTCGTGATCTTTTCGGTCGCGATGGGCGGGGCGGGGCGCACCGTGCTGGGCGTGCCGTTCCCCGATTTCGTGGCGCCTGGGCTGATCGCGATGGCGATGCTGAACAACGCGTTCGCCAATTCCAGCTTCGCGCTGCTGGTCGGCAAGATCCAGGGGACGGTGGTCGATTACCTGATGCCGCCGCTGTCGACCGGCGAATTGCTGGCCGCGCTGGTCGGGGGTGCGGTGACCCGCGCGTTCCTCGTCGGGTTCGTGCTGTGGGGGGCGATGCTGCTCTATCCCGGCGTCCATGTGATGCCGCGCCATCCGGGCGCGGTGCTGTGGTTCGGGCTGTTCGGTTCGACCTTCCTGGCGCTGGCCGGGGTGATGACGTCGATCTGGGCGGAGAAGTTCGACCATGCCGCCGCTATCACCAATTTCGTCATCGGGCCGCTGACGCTGCTGTCGGGCACTTTCTATTCGGTCGAAGCGCTGACGCCGCTGTTCCGATCGATCAGCCACCTGAACCCGTTCTTCTACATCATCTCGGGCTTCCGTTACGGCTTCCTCGAACGCGCCGATTCGCCGGTGCTGCTGGGCGGTGCGGTCATTCTGCTGGTCGATATCGCGATGGCGATCGGCTGCTACGCGTTGCTGCGGTCGGGGTGGAAGCTCAAGAATTGA
- a CDS encoding GcrA family cell cycle regulator, with protein MSWTEERIATLAKMWESGMTASQIAEELGGISRNAVIGKAHRLGLQSRPSPVKSNDAAKAAAPAPKPAAAPEPAPAVAAPPPPPPAPKPAPAPEPKPEPVAAAPVENDPFTPLPEDDQADEVEDVEEDEAPAVAPRRAEPVMRSVGPGGFLRQNPGEQSAPLTPAPPRRLVPARPSDAIAGKTTLLDLNDRICKWPIGHPGEPDFHFCGEKVNPGFPYCVDHCGHAYQAQLPRRDRRPPPPLPYGGPRVR; from the coding sequence ATGAGCTGGACCGAAGAACGCATCGCGACACTGGCCAAGATGTGGGAATCGGGGATGACCGCAAGCCAGATCGCCGAGGAACTGGGCGGGATCAGCCGCAATGCGGTGATCGGCAAGGCGCATCGCCTGGGCTTGCAGTCGCGCCCCTCGCCGGTGAAGTCGAACGATGCGGCGAAGGCTGCGGCCCCCGCGCCCAAGCCAGCGGCGGCGCCCGAACCCGCTCCGGCCGTCGCGGCCCCGCCGCCCCCTCCGCCCGCGCCGAAGCCGGCGCCTGCGCCCGAACCGAAGCCCGAACCGGTCGCCGCCGCGCCGGTGGAGAACGATCCGTTCACGCCGCTGCCCGAGGACGATCAGGCCGACGAGGTCGAGGACGTGGAGGAAGACGAAGCCCCCGCCGTCGCGCCGCGCCGTGCCGAACCGGTGATGCGCTCGGTCGGTCCGGGCGGCTTCCTGCGTCAGAACCCGGGCGAACAGAGCGCCCCGCTGACCCCCGCCCCGCCCCGCCGCCTGGTGCCGGCGCGGCCGAGCGACGCGATCGCCGGCAAGACGACGCTGCTCGACCTGAACGACCGCATCTGCAAATGGCCGATCGGCCATCCGGGCGAACCGGACTTCCACTTCTGCGGCGAGAAGGTGAATCCGGGCTTCCCCTATTGCGTGGACCATTGCGGCCATGCGTATCAGGCGCAGCTCCCCCGCCGCGACCGCCGTCCGCCGCCGCCGCTACCCTATGGTGGCCCGCGGGTTCGTTAA
- a CDS encoding outer membrane protein, which translates to MDWNTQGRLRAGYALGSTLPYVTGGAVLARIDRGPAANAVDGFAADRNRSNGLGWTAGGGVDQLVSERFSIGVLYTFASVTERSRGQVERLPFTGNADRRFDWHSARVRANFRF; encoded by the coding sequence ATGGATTGGAACACGCAGGGGCGGCTGCGCGCCGGCTATGCGCTCGGCAGTACGCTGCCCTATGTGACGGGCGGCGCGGTGCTGGCGCGGATCGATCGCGGACCGGCCGCAAACGCGGTCGACGGGTTCGCCGCAGACCGCAACCGCAGCAATGGCCTGGGATGGACTGCCGGGGGCGGGGTGGATCAGCTGGTGTCCGAGCGCTTCTCGATCGGTGTGCTCTACACCTTCGCCAGCGTTACCGAACGGTCGCGCGGGCAGGTGGAGCGGTTGCCGTTCACAGGCAACGCGGATCGCCGGTTCGACTGGCATAGCGCGCGCGTCCGGGCGAATTTTCGGTTTTGA